The Cyanobium sp. ATX 6F1 genome includes a region encoding these proteins:
- a CDS encoding chloride channel protein: METDRLLPPLLNQGQALARKLLQLALLGLAVGAACWPLNLIDGLQSQWLGLLPAFSGQGWTTAGLLLAASPLLVLPLLLWLQADRWHNGAGSGIPQTMASLENAAEAHGLMAPGPTLQRLALWSAATLALMPLGREGPVVHVGAAVAHGLRRRWPALLKDLQPPDLIALGAGAGLAGGFNTPLMGVVFMAEELTHSFQLQLIWPALLVCSSAAALSHLGGEPMFGLGLLGGPAFESDQLAWAVPVGLLGGLLGGSFSRLLLLVSARLLPHLRRRPLRLGLGLGGLLAALALVSGGSSGGDGERLMSQLIEATGVPFTPLGGLGVLLARLVGPVLALGAGIPGGLIDPAFSLGAVFGVGLLQLFGADAHLGLALGMAAGLAGATQLPVMTIVFAMRLAGDQQLLPGLLLAAALAAYASRLVLDRPIYHALAELQRAPRR; this comes from the coding sequence ATGGAAACGGATCGGTTGTTGCCGCCGCTGCTGAACCAGGGGCAGGCCCTGGCGCGCAAGCTGCTGCAACTGGCGCTTCTGGGGCTGGCGGTGGGGGCGGCCTGCTGGCCCCTGAACCTGATCGACGGGCTCCAGTCCCAGTGGCTGGGCCTGCTGCCGGCCTTCAGTGGCCAGGGCTGGACCACGGCGGGTCTGCTGCTGGCGGCCTCGCCGCTGCTGGTGTTGCCGCTGTTGCTGTGGCTGCAGGCGGATCGCTGGCATAACGGTGCCGGCTCCGGCATCCCTCAGACCATGGCCAGCCTGGAGAATGCCGCCGAGGCCCATGGCCTCATGGCCCCCGGGCCCACCCTGCAGCGGTTGGCGCTCTGGAGCGCGGCCACCCTTGCCCTGATGCCCCTGGGGCGGGAGGGACCGGTGGTGCACGTGGGGGCCGCCGTGGCCCATGGGCTCAGGCGCCGCTGGCCCGCACTGCTCAAGGACCTCCAGCCCCCTGACCTGATTGCCCTCGGCGCCGGCGCCGGTCTGGCGGGTGGCTTCAACACCCCCCTGATGGGTGTGGTGTTCATGGCCGAGGAGCTCACCCACAGCTTCCAGCTGCAGCTGATCTGGCCCGCCCTGCTCGTGTGCTCCAGCGCCGCCGCCCTCAGCCACCTGGGGGGTGAGCCGATGTTTGGGCTGGGGCTGCTGGGCGGCCCGGCGTTTGAATCCGATCAGTTGGCCTGGGCCGTGCCCGTGGGGCTGCTGGGCGGTCTGCTGGGGGGCAGTTTCTCGCGGCTGCTGCTGCTGGTCAGCGCCAGGCTGTTGCCCCATCTGCGCCGGCGCCCGCTGCGCCTCGGCCTTGGGCTGGGGGGACTGCTGGCGGCCCTCGCCCTGGTCAGTGGCGGCAGCAGCGGCGGCGACGGCGAGCGGCTGATGAGTCAGCTGATCGAGGCCACGGGCGTTCCCTTCACGCCGCTGGGCGGGCTGGGGGTGCTGCTGGCCAGGCTCGTTGGGCCGGTGCTCGCCCTTGGGGCGGGCATCCCCGGGGGCCTGATCGATCCGGCCTTCAGCCTTGGAGCGGTGTTTGGGGTCGGCCTGCTGCAGCTGTTCGGGGCCGACGCGCACCTGGGACTGGCCCTGGGCATGGCCGCCGGCCTGGCGGGCGCCACCCAGTTGCCGGTGATGACGATCGTGTTCGCGATGCGGCTGGCGGGCGACCAGCAACTGTTACCCGGGCTGCTGCTGGCAGCCGCCTTGGCGGCCTACGCCAGCCGGCTGGTGCTCGATCGGCCGATCTACCACGCCCTGGCGGAGCTTCAGAGGGCGCCGCGGCGGTAG
- the recJ gene encoding single-stranded-DNA-specific exonuclease RecJ, whose amino-acid sequence MESERHAECGGPSAPPLLPSLPEQRWHLPAPLEGLGSAGPNDRADPGDLETFALPDELLAVLRRRGFTSAAAIAALLEPPAAPDPQLHFADLSKAVARLQTSCAAGEAVAICGDYDADGMTSTALLVGVLQRLGARPVAAIPSRQDDGYGLNAPMVERLEAGGVRLLVTVDNGISAREALERARDLGVEVILTDHHSLPAEHPPYLALLHPACTPEGSPYRGLAGVGLAYVLAQALCLKLKRADALAVALDLFCIGTVADMAPLLGVNRRWLMDGLPRLGASGLPGLQALARVAGLEEGPMDATTIGFQLAPRINAVGRLGDPRLVVELLTTGDPERALELARECEALNRQRKELCEAIEAEAVALVEADGPRRSAFLLLAQGHWHHGVIGIVAARLVERFGRPVALLSSEGKGRLRSSVRSPKGFAVDQALQQCADLLERFGGHPAAGGFTVRAEQVAALQERLEGLAQSWLAERGEGLPLEPEAHLALGRIDRAFWQQLRRLEPFGIGLAAPLFWCARCRVLEQRLLRGGHLQLTLEQGESRLRAIAWRWQGQGPLPEQVDVAFRLRLDRWQGQERLQLELAGVRCSGAGEVLLLRRERSYWCRRQGEGLLIRNAAGEEVEAAIGPLGEAAAEHPYIRSLVQEAAVALGLVA is encoded by the coding sequence ATGGAGTCCGAACGGCACGCAGAATGCGGCGGCCCCAGCGCTCCGCCGTTGCTCCCCTCCCTGCCCGAGCAACGCTGGCACCTGCCTGCCCCCCTTGAGGGCCTGGGCTCCGCCGGGCCGAACGACCGGGCTGATCCAGGCGACCTGGAGACCTTCGCCCTTCCCGATGAACTGCTGGCGGTGCTGCGGCGCCGGGGGTTCACCAGCGCCGCTGCGATTGCAGCCCTGCTGGAGCCGCCCGCTGCCCCGGACCCTCAGCTTCATTTCGCCGATCTCTCCAAGGCGGTGGCCCGCCTGCAAACCAGCTGCGCCGCCGGTGAGGCGGTGGCGATCTGCGGCGACTACGACGCCGATGGCATGACCAGCACGGCGCTGCTGGTGGGCGTGCTGCAACGGCTGGGGGCACGGCCGGTGGCGGCGATCCCCAGCCGCCAGGACGATGGCTACGGCCTCAACGCGCCGATGGTGGAGCGCCTGGAAGCCGGCGGGGTGCGTCTGCTGGTGACCGTGGACAACGGCATCTCCGCCCGCGAGGCCCTGGAGCGGGCCCGGGACCTGGGGGTGGAGGTGATCCTCACGGACCACCACAGCCTGCCGGCGGAGCACCCGCCCTACCTGGCCCTGCTGCACCCGGCCTGCACCCCCGAAGGCTCCCCCTACCGCGGCCTGGCGGGGGTGGGTCTGGCCTATGTGCTCGCCCAGGCCCTCTGCCTCAAGCTCAAGCGCGCTGATGCCCTGGCGGTGGCCCTTGATCTGTTCTGCATCGGCACCGTGGCTGACATGGCCCCCCTGCTGGGGGTCAACCGCCGCTGGCTGATGGATGGGCTGCCCCGGCTCGGGGCCAGCGGCCTGCCCGGCCTGCAGGCGCTCGCCCGGGTGGCGGGCCTGGAGGAGGGGCCGATGGATGCCACCACGATCGGCTTCCAGCTGGCGCCACGCATCAACGCCGTGGGCCGCCTGGGGGATCCGCGGCTGGTGGTGGAGCTGCTGACCACCGGCGATCCGGAACGGGCCCTGGAACTGGCGCGGGAGTGCGAGGCCCTCAACCGCCAGCGCAAGGAACTCTGTGAGGCGATCGAGGCCGAGGCGGTGGCCCTGGTGGAGGCCGATGGCCCCCGGCGCTCGGCCTTCCTGCTGCTGGCCCAGGGCCATTGGCACCACGGGGTGATCGGGATCGTGGCGGCCCGGCTTGTGGAGCGATTCGGCCGGCCCGTGGCGCTGCTGTCCAGTGAGGGCAAGGGCCGGTTGCGCTCCTCGGTGCGCTCGCCCAAGGGCTTCGCCGTCGATCAGGCCCTGCAGCAGTGCGCCGACCTGCTGGAGCGTTTTGGGGGGCATCCCGCCGCCGGGGGCTTCACGGTGCGCGCCGAGCAGGTGGCGGCCCTGCAGGAGCGCCTCGAGGGTCTGGCCCAGAGCTGGCTGGCGGAGCGGGGCGAAGGCCTGCCCCTGGAGCCGGAGGCGCACCTGGCCCTGGGGCGCATCGACCGTGCGTTCTGGCAGCAGCTGCGGCGGCTGGAGCCCTTCGGGATCGGCCTGGCGGCGCCCCTGTTCTGGTGTGCCCGCTGCCGCGTGCTGGAGCAACGGCTGCTGCGGGGCGGCCATCTACAACTCACCCTGGAGCAGGGGGAGAGCCGGCTGCGGGCGATCGCCTGGCGCTGGCAGGGCCAGGGCCCCTTGCCCGAGCAGGTGGATGTGGCCTTCCGCCTGCGGCTGGACCGCTGGCAGGGTCAGGAGCGCTTGCAACTGGAGCTGGCGGGGGTGCGCTGCAGCGGTGCGGGCGAGGTGCTGCTGCTGCGCCGGGAGCGCAGCTACTGGTGCCGGCGCCAGGGGGAGGGCCTGCTCATCCGCAATGCCGCCGGCGAGGAGGTGGAGGCCGCCATCGGCCCGCTGGGGGAGGCCGCCGCTGAGCACCCCTACATCCGCTCCCTAGTGCAGGAGGCCGCCGTGGCCCTGGGTCTGGTGGCCTGA
- a CDS encoding HAD-IA family hydrolase, translating to MQVSSPESSPGCALRALLWDVDGTLAETEQRGHRVAFNRAMADAGLPWQWDETTYRELLNVSGGRERLELFLEQREGRVPEPARLEDLVGRKQEHYRALVEAGELQLRPGVRRLMAAAAAAGLSQGIVTTSGRGSVQTLCQHLLADLAGALSFWICGEDVRRKKPDPEAYQLALTQLESGGQGVLAIEDSLNGLGAASAAGLSCLITLGLDSAEQAIAGFAAAAVTTSVAVVDGLGDPGRPASVRCGPACPEGLVTLSWLEQLVPRP from the coding sequence ATGCAGGTTTCATCCCCTGAGAGTTCCCCGGGGTGTGCGCTGAGGGCGCTGCTCTGGGATGTGGACGGCACCCTGGCGGAGACGGAACAAAGGGGCCACCGAGTGGCCTTCAACCGGGCGATGGCCGACGCCGGCCTGCCCTGGCAGTGGGACGAAACCACCTACCGGGAGCTGTTGAACGTGAGCGGCGGCCGCGAACGGCTGGAGCTCTTCCTGGAGCAGCGCGAAGGGCGGGTCCCGGAGCCCGCCCGACTGGAGGATCTGGTGGGGCGCAAGCAGGAGCACTACCGCGCCCTGGTGGAAGCCGGTGAACTGCAGCTTCGCCCGGGGGTGCGCCGGTTGATGGCGGCGGCGGCGGCGGCCGGCCTGAGCCAGGGCATCGTCACCACCAGTGGCCGGGGCTCGGTGCAGACCCTCTGCCAGCACCTGCTCGCTGACCTGGCCGGGGCGCTGAGCTTCTGGATCTGCGGCGAGGACGTGCGGCGCAAGAAACCGGACCCCGAGGCCTACCAGCTGGCCCTGACCCAGCTGGAATCAGGCGGCCAGGGGGTGCTGGCGATCGAGGATTCGCTCAATGGCCTGGGCGCGGCGAGCGCGGCGGGCCTGAGCTGCCTGATCACCCTGGGACTCGACAGCGCCGAGCAGGCCATCGCGGGCTTCGCCGCCGCCGCTGTGACGACCAGCGTGGCCGTGGTGGATGGGCTGGGGGATCCTGGCCGTCCAGCAAGCGTGCGCTGCGGTCCGGCTTGCCCCGAGGGGCTGGTTACGCTCTCCTGGCTGGAGCAGCTGGTGCCCAGGCCATGA